A window of the Natronomonas salina genome harbors these coding sequences:
- a CDS encoding helix-turn-helix domain-containing protein, with protein sequence MSSGRSRPPRSSASRSSNRLTEKQQRALEAAFFGDYFQRPRSITGTELADSLDVSSSTFHQHLQTGLRKVLAAVFDSPRQD encoded by the coding sequence ATGTCGAGCGGCCGGTCCAGACCCCCCAGGAGTTCCGCCAGCAGGTCCTCGAATCGGCTCACCGAGAAGCAGCAGCGGGCCCTCGAGGCGGCGTTCTTCGGGGACTACTTCCAGCGTCCGCGATCCATCACCGGGACCGAACTGGCGGACTCCCTCGACGTCTCGTCCTCGACGTTCCACCAGCATCTGCAGACCGGCCTCAGGAAGGTCCTCGCTGCCGTCTTCGATTCGCCTAGGCAGGACTGA
- a CDS encoding polysaccharide deacetylase family protein, whose product MTRQNRRRFLKGAGATGLALGLSGCVGELESYMSSGGPDPDGNGNDSSSQTDEPTQTADGESGEVVEDFANGVDDWYELDSYGSFEATNDVQNGEQGIRLTAGEDEPYVGAVKAFSEPVDLRGKTLSLSLRASSPQIHRVEVELIAPDQGNTLELNRTNTGPTDYWMTLDMGATGERDNPDLGEVYELRLIGRERSQGQPIDMTIDEIRVHDAPDTGKVMLTWDDSHQSHARALEIMDEYGFAGVEGVITHAVGSVSRLDTDQLRQMNSSGWDVVSHPHPRGNGSAVLTEENWSESEQRQIIEDSKNWLETRGFGDGANYYIAPGKLRDATNMELLREYHAASISYGGGNVGLPVNDPHTVGRVDGYDPETLKGYVDLAEKYGQLVAPMWHTIGDNSEEFDITEDGFRDLLDYVESADVEVVTLSELTG is encoded by the coding sequence ATGACGCGACAGAACCGCCGTCGGTTCCTGAAGGGTGCGGGTGCCACCGGCCTCGCACTCGGGCTCTCTGGCTGTGTCGGTGAACTCGAAAGCTACATGAGCAGCGGCGGGCCCGACCCCGATGGGAACGGGAACGACTCGTCCTCGCAGACGGACGAGCCGACCCAGACGGCCGACGGCGAGTCCGGCGAGGTCGTCGAGGACTTCGCCAACGGCGTCGACGACTGGTACGAACTGGACTCCTACGGCTCCTTCGAGGCGACGAACGACGTCCAGAACGGCGAGCAGGGCATCCGCCTGACCGCCGGCGAGGACGAGCCCTACGTGGGCGCGGTCAAAGCGTTCTCCGAGCCGGTCGACCTCCGCGGGAAGACCCTCTCGCTGTCCCTCCGCGCGTCGAGTCCCCAGATCCACCGCGTCGAGGTCGAGCTGATCGCCCCCGACCAGGGGAACACCCTCGAACTCAACCGGACGAACACCGGCCCGACCGACTACTGGATGACCCTCGATATGGGGGCGACCGGTGAGCGCGATAATCCGGACCTCGGCGAGGTCTACGAGCTCCGCCTGATCGGCCGCGAACGCAGTCAGGGCCAGCCCATCGACATGACGATCGACGAGATCCGGGTCCACGACGCCCCCGACACGGGCAAGGTCATGCTCACCTGGGACGACAGCCACCAGAGCCACGCCCGGGCCCTCGAGATCATGGACGAGTACGGCTTCGCGGGCGTCGAGGGCGTCATCACCCACGCCGTCGGTTCGGTCTCGCGGCTCGACACCGACCAGCTCCGGCAGATGAACTCCAGCGGCTGGGACGTCGTCTCCCACCCGCACCCCCGGGGCAACGGCAGCGCGGTGCTGACCGAGGAGAACTGGTCGGAGAGCGAGCAGCGCCAGATCATCGAGGACTCGAAGAACTGGCTTGAGACCCGCGGCTTCGGGGACGGCGCGAACTACTACATCGCCCCCGGCAAACTGCGCGACGCGACGAACATGGAGCTGCTCCGGGAGTACCACGCGGCGTCGATCAGCTACGGCGGCGGCAACGTCGGCCTCCCGGTGAACGACCCCCACACCGTCGGCCGCGTCGACGGGTATGACCCCGAGACGCTCAAGGGGTACGTCGACCTCGCGGAGAAGTACGGCCAGCTCGTCGCCCCGATGTGGCACACCATCGGCGACAACAGCGAGGAGTTCGACATCACCGAAGACGGGTTCCGCGACCTCCTCGACTACGTCGAGTCGGCCGACGTCGAGGTCGTCACGCTCTCGGAGCTCACCGGCTGA
- a CDS encoding NifU family protein, producing the protein MSTETADADDDLRERISNFLRRNFPQIQMHGGSAAIQNLDRESGEVTIMLGGACSGCGISPMTIQAIKSRMTQEIPEIDTVHADTGMDGGSEGMAGGQMSPSFPGEESGSDPESDEGPEAPF; encoded by the coding sequence ATGAGCACCGAGACCGCCGACGCCGACGACGACCTCCGCGAGCGCATCAGCAACTTCCTGCGCCGCAACTTCCCGCAGATCCAGATGCACGGCGGCAGCGCCGCCATCCAGAACCTCGACCGCGAGTCGGGCGAGGTCACCATCATGCTCGGCGGCGCCTGCTCCGGGTGCGGCATCTCCCCGATGACCATCCAGGCCATCAAGAGCCGCATGACCCAGGAGATCCCCGAGATCGACACCGTCCACGCCGACACCGGCATGGACGGCGGCAGCGAGGGCATGGCGGGCGGCCAGATGTCCCCGTCGTTCCCCGGCGAGGAGTCCGGCAGCGACCCCGAGAGCGACGAGGGCCCCGAAGCCCCGTTCTGA
- a CDS encoding DUF7344 domain-containing protein — protein sequence MSQDTRQGTVVEPIPSVDPESMDAIFQALADVSRRVAIEYLTASERPVSRDELVQHVATIVNDGTSPGGTQHDEIAVRFHHRHLPKLTEAGLVDYDRERDVLYATRTADAVARCLERR from the coding sequence ATGTCACAGGACACGAGGCAGGGGACGGTCGTCGAACCGATTCCGAGCGTCGATCCGGAATCGATGGACGCCATCTTCCAGGCGCTGGCCGACGTCAGTCGACGGGTCGCTATCGAGTACCTCACCGCATCGGAACGACCCGTCTCGCGGGACGAACTCGTCCAGCACGTCGCGACGATCGTGAACGACGGCACGTCCCCCGGTGGGACGCAGCACGACGAGATAGCGGTCCGGTTCCACCACCGTCACCTCCCGAAGCTGACGGAGGCGGGCCTCGTCGACTACGACCGGGAACGGGACGTCCTCTACGCGACGCGGACCGCCGACGCGGTCGCACGCTGCCTCGAACGGCGCTGA
- a CDS encoding sulfatase, translating into MSADAGRNVLFVVMDTVRKDHLTPYGYDRPTTPELEEFAAEARVYEQAVAQAPWTLPVHASMFTGLYPAEHTATQEAPYLPDDVGTLAEAVSAAGYATACYSSNAWITPYTRLTDGFEAQDNFFEVLPGEALSGVAADLWQRVTDSRFRWVADRLVELGNEVHEHLAGGEGADSKTPEIIDRVADFADDNADGDWFAFVNLMDAHLPYYPPEEYREEFAPGVDPTEVCQNSKEYNSGARDIDESEFEDIRGLYDAEIRHIDAELGRLFDHLKETGQWDDTVVVVCADHGELHGEHGLYGHEFAIYDPLVNVPLMVKHPDLEPERADEQVELLDLYDTVLESTAATEAPGRVDARPYEPGRSLLSEGRDVDDGEFAFVDYHRPVVELQQLETKAEGAGITLEEDSRFYSRMRAARRPDGKYIRNERIDDEAYRLDEDPGETSPSTGDDPVVDEVLAALERFEADHAGEWGDAETDADEALDHMDDDAKERLQDLGYLE; encoded by the coding sequence ATGTCAGCCGATGCCGGTCGGAACGTCCTGTTCGTCGTGATGGACACCGTGCGGAAGGACCACCTGACGCCGTACGGCTACGACCGGCCGACGACGCCCGAACTCGAGGAGTTCGCCGCGGAGGCGCGCGTCTACGAACAGGCGGTCGCGCAGGCGCCCTGGACGCTGCCCGTCCACGCCTCGATGTTCACCGGCCTCTACCCGGCCGAGCACACCGCCACCCAGGAGGCGCCGTACCTGCCCGACGACGTCGGGACGCTGGCGGAGGCCGTCTCGGCGGCGGGCTACGCGACGGCCTGCTACTCCTCGAACGCCTGGATCACGCCCTACACCCGCCTGACCGACGGTTTCGAGGCCCAGGACAACTTCTTCGAGGTGCTGCCCGGCGAGGCGCTCTCGGGGGTCGCCGCCGACCTCTGGCAGCGCGTCACCGACAGCCGGTTCCGCTGGGTGGCCGACCGCCTCGTCGAACTCGGCAACGAGGTCCACGAGCACCTCGCGGGCGGCGAGGGCGCCGACTCGAAGACCCCCGAGATAATCGACCGGGTCGCCGACTTCGCCGACGACAACGCCGACGGCGACTGGTTCGCGTTCGTCAACCTGATGGACGCCCACCTGCCGTACTACCCGCCCGAGGAATACCGCGAGGAGTTCGCGCCGGGTGTCGACCCCACGGAGGTCTGCCAGAACTCCAAGGAGTACAACTCCGGCGCGCGTGACATCGACGAGTCGGAGTTCGAGGACATCCGCGGGCTCTACGACGCCGAGATCCGCCACATCGACGCGGAACTCGGCCGCCTCTTCGACCACCTGAAGGAGACCGGCCAGTGGGACGACACCGTCGTCGTGGTCTGCGCCGACCACGGCGAACTCCACGGCGAGCACGGCCTCTACGGCCACGAGTTCGCCATCTACGACCCGCTGGTCAACGTTCCGCTCATGGTCAAACACCCCGACCTCGAGCCCGAACGGGCCGACGAGCAGGTCGAACTACTGGACCTCTACGACACCGTCCTCGAGAGCACAGCCGCGACCGAGGCGCCGGGCCGGGTCGACGCCCGACCCTACGAGCCGGGGCGGTCGCTGCTCTCCGAGGGTCGCGACGTCGACGACGGCGAGTTCGCCTTCGTCGACTACCACCGGCCGGTCGTCGAACTCCAGCAGCTGGAGACGAAGGCCGAGGGCGCGGGCATCACCCTCGAGGAGGACTCGCGGTTCTACTCGCGGATGCGCGCGGCGCGCCGCCCCGACGGGAAGTACATCCGCAACGAGCGCATCGACGACGAGGCCTACCGGCTGGACGAGGACCCGGGCGAGACGTCGCCCTCGACGGGCGACGACCCGGTCGTCGACGAGGTACTCGCGGCGCTGGAGCGCTTCGAGGCCGACCACGCCGGCGAGTGGGGCGACGCCGAGACGGACGCCGACGAGGCGCTCGACCACATGGACGACGACGCGAAGGAGCGGCTGCAGGACCTCGGCTACCTGGAGTGA
- a CDS encoding winged helix-turn-helix transcriptional regulator, translated as MTRQVLAVVAAVAVVCSIAGAPVAAAAAIDTDTDGGLSGLSSGGQSADGSDENSTADSGNEDEAADDSGGDGGADDTNGTANGTDGNNSTDDGDESGDNSSTSDSTLRSGDETDAGSDNESDDPSTDEVAEKVEETVNETVAETAADVENRTDDVQTPDVVNLDVDNGTLANATDELVETVRLDDSLGLGVLELTEPLSADGGTVDGSHTYEETVTTNRDAAPTATESTPDGDSDEETAATAVGSSGGEQNPADPAGAGAAMGLGALATAAALRGSPLLVGSKAASSSGWVSRLVDRLRPFVFPLRYSRYDDSDPLEHEARERVYEIVDGTPGAYLSEVSQEAGLPLSTTRHHIRILEREDLVTGAKLHGKRRFFPAYAEGKELAAALNDDSTASIIDAIARIGAASVSDLADELGRDPSTVSHHLQRLEDDGVITRERDGRAVVSRLSAEARTALEPESAPETGESGEVLAGSAD; from the coding sequence ATGACGCGGCAAGTACTCGCCGTCGTGGCGGCCGTCGCGGTGGTCTGTTCGATAGCCGGCGCGCCGGTCGCGGCGGCCGCGGCGATCGATACCGACACGGACGGCGGGCTGTCGGGTCTCAGTTCCGGCGGCCAGTCGGCCGACGGGTCGGACGAGAACAGTACTGCGGACTCCGGAAACGAAGACGAAGCGGCCGACGACAGTGGGGGAGACGGCGGGGCTGACGACACCAACGGAACGGCGAACGGGACCGACGGGAACAATTCGACCGACGACGGCGACGAGTCGGGCGATAACTCCTCCACCAGCGACTCGACGCTCCGCAGCGGCGACGAGACCGACGCTGGGTCGGACAACGAGAGCGACGACCCGTCCACCGACGAGGTGGCCGAAAAGGTGGAAGAGACGGTTAACGAGACCGTCGCCGAGACGGCAGCGGACGTCGAGAACCGGACCGACGACGTGCAGACCCCCGACGTCGTAAATCTGGACGTCGATAACGGCACCTTAGCTAACGCGACCGACGAGCTCGTCGAAACCGTCCGGCTCGACGACTCGCTGGGACTGGGCGTACTCGAACTCACCGAGCCCCTGTCGGCCGACGGCGGAACCGTCGACGGGTCGCACACCTACGAAGAGACGGTGACGACGAACCGCGACGCGGCGCCGACGGCCACCGAGTCGACGCCGGACGGCGACTCCGACGAGGAGACGGCCGCGACGGCGGTCGGCAGCAGCGGCGGGGAGCAGAACCCCGCCGACCCCGCCGGCGCCGGCGCGGCGATGGGCCTGGGAGCGCTGGCGACTGCCGCCGCACTCCGGGGGTCGCCGCTCCTGGTCGGCTCGAAAGCGGCCAGTTCGAGCGGCTGGGTCTCGCGGCTCGTCGACCGGCTCCGCCCCTTCGTCTTCCCGCTGCGGTACAGCCGCTACGACGACTCCGACCCCCTCGAGCACGAGGCCCGCGAGCGCGTCTACGAGATCGTCGACGGGACGCCGGGCGCCTACCTCTCGGAGGTCTCCCAGGAGGCCGGCCTCCCGCTGTCGACCACCCGCCACCACATCAGGATCCTCGAGCGCGAGGACCTCGTGACCGGCGCGAAGCTCCACGGCAAGCGCCGGTTCTTCCCCGCCTACGCGGAGGGCAAGGAGCTCGCCGCCGCCCTCAACGACGACTCGACGGCGAGCATCATCGACGCCATCGCCCGCATCGGCGCCGCGTCGGTCAGCGACCTCGCCGACGAGCTCGGCCGCGACCCCAGCACCGTCAGCCACCACCTCCAGCGGCTCGAGGACGACGGCGTCATCACCCGCGAGCGCGACGGCCGCGCCGTGGTGAGCCGGCTCTCGGCGGAGGCCCGGACGGCGCTGGAACCCGAGTCGGCACCCGAGACCGGCGAGTCCGGCGAAGTTCTGGCCGGCAGCGCCGACTGA
- a CDS encoding DUF5783 family protein, which produces MDAETFDEQKYVDLFPQLQQAYKNAFNRINETYDSTLVHGIDQQVLDESEPFYDEEEGFYVELPEDPYDRLTGVVVSEEKFDAVLEDYVEEIERQLERTFED; this is translated from the coding sequence ATGGACGCCGAGACCTTCGACGAGCAGAAGTACGTCGACCTCTTCCCGCAGCTCCAGCAGGCGTACAAGAACGCCTTCAACCGCATCAACGAGACGTACGACTCCACGCTCGTCCACGGCATCGACCAGCAGGTCCTCGACGAGTCCGAGCCGTTCTACGACGAGGAGGAGGGGTTCTACGTCGAGCTCCCCGAGGACCCCTACGACCGGCTGACCGGCGTCGTCGTCTCCGAGGAGAAGTTCGACGCCGTCCTCGAGGACTACGTCGAGGAGATCGAACGCCAGCTGGAGCGGACCTTCGAGGACTAG
- a CDS encoding deoxyuridine 5'-triphosphate nucleotidohydrolase, with product MFRSGAFVADHITPTTAEQVQPNGVDLTLDAVFEQREPGRIGREGKEIGDRQPRHADPTGDEAETDDGDTYYLPPGGYVVRYAETVAIPEEHVGFIYPRSSLLRNSCMLNTAVWDAGYEGKGEGLLQVHHDIEIERGARIAQIVFADADHETTYDGSYQKENL from the coding sequence ATGTTCCGAAGCGGGGCCTTCGTCGCCGACCACATCACCCCCACGACCGCCGAGCAGGTACAGCCTAACGGCGTCGACCTGACCCTCGACGCCGTCTTCGAACAGCGCGAGCCCGGACGCATCGGCCGCGAGGGCAAGGAGATCGGCGACCGCCAGCCGCGGCACGCCGACCCCACCGGCGACGAGGCGGAGACGGACGATGGAGACACCTACTACCTCCCGCCGGGCGGCTACGTCGTCCGCTACGCCGAGACCGTCGCCATCCCCGAGGAGCACGTCGGCTTCATCTACCCCCGGTCGTCGCTGCTCCGGAACTCCTGTATGCTGAACACGGCCGTCTGGGACGCCGGGTACGAGGGGAAGGGAGAGGGGCTCCTCCAGGTCCACCACGACATCGAGATCGAGCGCGGCGCCCGCATCGCCCAGATCGTCTTCGCCGACGCCGACCACGAGACCACCTACGACGGGAGCTACCAGAAAGAGAACCTCTGA